One Hypanus sabinus isolate sHypSab1 chromosome 4, sHypSab1.hap1, whole genome shotgun sequence genomic region harbors:
- the pcid2 gene encoding PCI domain-containing protein 2 isoform X2, whose protein sequence is MAHITVNQYLQQVLESIDSRNGESCAEFLSFKHPHIANRRLQLANPEERCQQILEPPYDEMVAAHLRALPIMYAVALDLRIFANNADQQLGKKGKGKMGDTLEKAAELLMSCFRICASDNRAGIDDSKKWGMLFLVNQLFKIYFKINKLHLCKPLIRAIDSSNLKDEYSMAQRVTYKYYVGRKAMFDSDFKQAEEYLSFAFRHCHKTTQKNKRMILIYLLPVKMLLGHMPTVLLLRKYDLLQFSDVTKAVGEGNLLLLNEALSKHEAFFIRCGIFLILEKLKIITYRNLFKKVYLLLRTHQLPLDAFLVALKFMQVEDVDIDEVQCILANLIYMGHIKGYISHQHQKLVVSKQNPFPPLSSVC, encoded by the exons ATGGCACACATCACAGTGAATCAGTATTTACAGCAG GTTTTGGAGTCCATCGACAGCAGAAATGGTGAATCCTGTGCTGAATTTTTATCATTTAAACATCCTCACATTGCCAATCGTAGGTTACAG TTAGCAAATCCAGAGGAGAGATGCCAGCAGATTCTTGAACCTCcatatgatgaaatggtggcagCTCATTTAAG GGCCTTACCAATTATGTATGCAGTAGCTCTGGACCTGCGGATCTTTGCAAATAAT GCTGACCAACAGTTAGGCAAGAAAGGGAAGGGCAAGATGGGAGATACGCTGGAGAAAGCTGCAGAACTACTGATGAGCTGTTTCCGGATCTGCGCCAGTGACAA CCGTGCTGGAATCGATGACTCTAAGAAATGGGGAATGCTATTTCTCGTCAATCAGCTGTTCAAGATATACTTTAAG ATCAATAAACTCCATTTGTGCAAGCCTTTAATCCGAGCAATTGATAGTTCCAACTTGAAGGATGAGTACAGTATGGCACAGAGGGTGACGTACAAGTACTATGTTGGGAGGAAAGCCATGTTCGACAGTGATTTTAAGCAAG CCGAAGAATATCTCTCATTTGCTTTTCGGCATTGTCACAAGACCACCCAGAAAAATAAGCGGATGATCTTGATTTACTTGCTACCTGTGAAGATGCTTCTT GGCCACATGCCAACAGTACTGCTACTGCGAAAATATGATCTCCTGCAGTTTTCAGATGTCACCAAGGCAGTTGG tgaAGGGAACCTTCTGCTCCTGAATGAAGCTTTGTCAAAACATGAAGCTTTCTTCATTCGCTGTGGAATCTTTCTGATACTTGAGAAACTAAAGATAATCACATACAGAAACCTTTTCAAGAAAGT GTATTTATTACTTCGAACACATCAACTGCCTCTTGATGCATTCCTGGTTGCTCTTAAATTCATGCAAGTGGAGGATGTTGATATTGATGAAGTCCAGTGTATTTTAGCAAACCTCATCTACATG
- the pcid2 gene encoding PCI domain-containing protein 2 isoform X1 yields the protein MAHITVNQYLQQVLESIDSRNGESCAEFLSFKHPHIANRRLQLANPEERCQQILEPPYDEMVAAHLRCAFAVANHDFVEAYKYQTNVVQSFLKAFQAHKEENWALPIMYAVALDLRIFANNADQQLGKKGKGKMGDTLEKAAELLMSCFRICASDNRAGIDDSKKWGMLFLVNQLFKIYFKINKLHLCKPLIRAIDSSNLKDEYSMAQRVTYKYYVGRKAMFDSDFKQAEEYLSFAFRHCHKTTQKNKRMILIYLLPVKMLLGHMPTVLLLRKYDLLQFSDVTKAVGEGNLLLLNEALSKHEAFFIRCGIFLILEKLKIITYRNLFKKVYLLLRTHQLPLDAFLVALKFMQVEDVDIDEVQCILANLIYMGHIKGYISHQHQKLVVSKQNPFPPLSSVC from the exons ATGGCACACATCACAGTGAATCAGTATTTACAGCAG GTTTTGGAGTCCATCGACAGCAGAAATGGTGAATCCTGTGCTGAATTTTTATCATTTAAACATCCTCACATTGCCAATCGTAGGTTACAG TTAGCAAATCCAGAGGAGAGATGCCAGCAGATTCTTGAACCTCcatatgatgaaatggtggcagCTCATTTAAG GTGTGCTTTCGCTGTTGCAAATCATGATTTTGTGGAGGCATATAAATACCAGACAAATGTAGTACA ATCATTCTTGAAGGCCTTCCAAGCTCACAAAGAGGAGAACTG GGCCTTACCAATTATGTATGCAGTAGCTCTGGACCTGCGGATCTTTGCAAATAAT GCTGACCAACAGTTAGGCAAGAAAGGGAAGGGCAAGATGGGAGATACGCTGGAGAAAGCTGCAGAACTACTGATGAGCTGTTTCCGGATCTGCGCCAGTGACAA CCGTGCTGGAATCGATGACTCTAAGAAATGGGGAATGCTATTTCTCGTCAATCAGCTGTTCAAGATATACTTTAAG ATCAATAAACTCCATTTGTGCAAGCCTTTAATCCGAGCAATTGATAGTTCCAACTTGAAGGATGAGTACAGTATGGCACAGAGGGTGACGTACAAGTACTATGTTGGGAGGAAAGCCATGTTCGACAGTGATTTTAAGCAAG CCGAAGAATATCTCTCATTTGCTTTTCGGCATTGTCACAAGACCACCCAGAAAAATAAGCGGATGATCTTGATTTACTTGCTACCTGTGAAGATGCTTCTT GGCCACATGCCAACAGTACTGCTACTGCGAAAATATGATCTCCTGCAGTTTTCAGATGTCACCAAGGCAGTTGG tgaAGGGAACCTTCTGCTCCTGAATGAAGCTTTGTCAAAACATGAAGCTTTCTTCATTCGCTGTGGAATCTTTCTGATACTTGAGAAACTAAAGATAATCACATACAGAAACCTTTTCAAGAAAGT GTATTTATTACTTCGAACACATCAACTGCCTCTTGATGCATTCCTGGTTGCTCTTAAATTCATGCAAGTGGAGGATGTTGATATTGATGAAGTCCAGTGTATTTTAGCAAACCTCATCTACATG
- the pcid2 gene encoding PCI domain-containing protein 2 isoform X3 yields the protein MFGLFKSTSTALPIMYAVALDLRIFANNADQQLGKKGKGKMGDTLEKAAELLMSCFRICASDNRAGIDDSKKWGMLFLVNQLFKIYFKINKLHLCKPLIRAIDSSNLKDEYSMAQRVTYKYYVGRKAMFDSDFKQAEEYLSFAFRHCHKTTQKNKRMILIYLLPVKMLLGHMPTVLLLRKYDLLQFSDVTKAVGEGNLLLLNEALSKHEAFFIRCGIFLILEKLKIITYRNLFKKVYLLLRTHQLPLDAFLVALKFMQVEDVDIDEVQCILANLIYMGHIKGYISHQHQKLVVSKQNPFPPLSSVC from the exons ATGTTTGGATTATTTAAATCTACTTCAAC GGCCTTACCAATTATGTATGCAGTAGCTCTGGACCTGCGGATCTTTGCAAATAAT GCTGACCAACAGTTAGGCAAGAAAGGGAAGGGCAAGATGGGAGATACGCTGGAGAAAGCTGCAGAACTACTGATGAGCTGTTTCCGGATCTGCGCCAGTGACAA CCGTGCTGGAATCGATGACTCTAAGAAATGGGGAATGCTATTTCTCGTCAATCAGCTGTTCAAGATATACTTTAAG ATCAATAAACTCCATTTGTGCAAGCCTTTAATCCGAGCAATTGATAGTTCCAACTTGAAGGATGAGTACAGTATGGCACAGAGGGTGACGTACAAGTACTATGTTGGGAGGAAAGCCATGTTCGACAGTGATTTTAAGCAAG CCGAAGAATATCTCTCATTTGCTTTTCGGCATTGTCACAAGACCACCCAGAAAAATAAGCGGATGATCTTGATTTACTTGCTACCTGTGAAGATGCTTCTT GGCCACATGCCAACAGTACTGCTACTGCGAAAATATGATCTCCTGCAGTTTTCAGATGTCACCAAGGCAGTTGG tgaAGGGAACCTTCTGCTCCTGAATGAAGCTTTGTCAAAACATGAAGCTTTCTTCATTCGCTGTGGAATCTTTCTGATACTTGAGAAACTAAAGATAATCACATACAGAAACCTTTTCAAGAAAGT GTATTTATTACTTCGAACACATCAACTGCCTCTTGATGCATTCCTGGTTGCTCTTAAATTCATGCAAGTGGAGGATGTTGATATTGATGAAGTCCAGTGTATTTTAGCAAACCTCATCTACATG